A genomic stretch from Hemibagrus wyckioides isolate EC202008001 linkage group LG02, SWU_Hwy_1.0, whole genome shotgun sequence includes:
- the LOC131366997 gene encoding putative methyltransferase NSUN7 isoform X2, whose protein sequence is MSLVVVMLYDLQDRKFLPHKRPANQEMQEEVAKVREVENCLLRFKTKLAASLARCRIKHDLLSIDCMLPESIRRRQERGSNLPIYAWINTLRTSTQEVCEVLKSAGFSHVKSITQLEGKTFCEDIQCLDLLVFPTCAKRELHKTNLLKDCRLVIQDKSCCISPWALRPLLVPDGDVVMAGAFSAATVAHTAAIVISAHTHMHTTHHSSKHARSSMQVFVCVGDCTSVQRDELQGVLSSMGCSNVRLLPESLHTLDVCDTRLQKVQLILLTPQCSLSAVSNPVDYLLQENGDKELLQDLSQGSVSQSRLQTLISEQKRDLAHALRFPRVRVVVYSTCSSLPEENEDVVKSVLTPTEPSRDDTKLQPFTLSRPSLLSSDKDNSSGEKKADFFRLEASDQSNGCFIAVLTRQAEVTETPQEVIARATASGLLDRIQSTQPIKKEGRGRQTRKAHQSRRRPHVSVNSQSQVAEFLNREAKLNISAPAAALERTNNTFSPWVSGKSKPTPPNSCKPASSSTTSTFSNPSHTSLITGATSSSSSSTGLISYTGPDSFLTGASSSTLSSTTNTFTATDATLFNTSSASSINGLSVTSFTKGPAPSYRTMNRTNGRRTAAPVVPPPVPPRGRQEVLRPVLISFPPPQFPSLCPASASVKIKPPQNWRNWTRPALLTHTRFRSSLHPWF, encoded by the exons GTTTAAGACGAAGCTGGCGGCCTCTTTAGCACGATGCAGAATCAAACATGACCTGCTGAGTATCGACTGCATGCTGCCAGAGAGCATCAGGCGGAGGCAGGAGAGAGGGTCCAATCTGCCCATCTATGCCTGGATTAATACACTGCGCACTAG TACgcaggaagtgtgtgaggtgttgaaGAGTGCAGGTTTCTCCCACGTGAAATCCATCACGCAGCTGGAAGGAAAGACGTTCTGCGAGGACATCCAGTGCCTCGACCTGCTGGTGTTTCCTACGTGTGCGAAAAGAGAACTACACAAAACGAACCTGCTGAAAGATTGCAGGCTGGTCATTCAG GATAAGTCCTGCTGCATTTCTCCGTGGGCATTGCGCCCCTTGTTGGTTCCAGACGGTGACGTAGTTATGGCCGGAGCGTTCTCCGCAGCCACCGTGGCTCATACAGCGGCCATCGTCAtttctgcacacactcacatgcacacgaCTCATCACTCCAGCAAACATGCTCGCAGCAGCAtgcaggtgtttgtgtgtgtgggagactgCACAAGTGTTCAGAGAGATGAACTGCAGGGGGTCCTCAGTAGCATGGGCTGcagca acgtAAGGCTACTGCCTGAGTCTCTTCACACTCTGGATGTGTGTGACACGCGTCTGCAGAAGGTTCAGCTCATCCTGCTGACTCCGCAgtgttctctctctgcagtCTCAAACCCTGTAGACTACCTTCTGCAGGAGAACGgag acaaaGAGCTGCTGCAGGATCTGTCCCAAGGCTCTGTCTCGCAGTCCAGACTGCAAACGCTCATTTCCGAACAGAAGCGAGACCTTGCCCATGCCCTccgct TTCCCAGGGTGCGAGTGGTGGTGTACTCCACCTGCTCTTCACTACCAGAAGAGAACGAGGACGTGGTGAAGAGCGTTCTGACGCCCACAGAGCCGAGCAGAGACGACACCAAACTACAGCCTTTCAC gctTAGCCGCCCATCTCTCCTGTCTTCTGATAAAGACAACAGCAGTGGGGAAAAGAAGGCTGACTTTTTCAGGCTCGAAGCTTCTGATCAGAGTAACGGCTGCTTCATAGCGGTACTCACACGCCAG GCAGAAGTGACTGAGACGCCACAGGAAGTCATAGCTCGTGCCACCGCTAGTGGCTTGCTGGACAGGATCCAGTCAACACAACCGATCAAGAAGGAGGGTCGTGGCCGACAGACACGCAAAGCTCATCAATCTCGCCGCCGACCCCACGTCTCCGTTAACAGCCAGTCGCAGGTGGCTGAGTTTCTGAACCGTGAGGCAAAACTGAATATCTCAGCTCCAGCAGCGGCACTGGAGAGGACAAACAACACATTCTCGCCTTGGG TCTCAGGAAAATCCAAACCAACTCCTCCAAATTCGTGCAAGCCCGCCTCCTCCAGCACAACCTCCACCTTCTCCAACCCAAGCCACACCTCCCTAATTACAGGAgccacctcctcctcatcctcctccactGGCCTTATCTCTTACACAGGCCCTGACTcctttcttacaggtgcatctTCCTCTACTCTGTCCAGCACTACCAACACCTTCACCGCCACAGATGCCACCTTATTCAACACAAGCTCTGCCTCTTCCATCAATGGACTTTCTGTCACATCCTTTACCAAGGGCCCTGCACCTTCCTATAGGACCATGAATCGAACCAATGGCCGCCGAACTGCTGCTCCTGTAGTTCCACCCCCTGTCCCACCcagaggaagacaggaagtcCTACGTCCTGTGCTgatttcttttcctcctcctcagtTTCCATCCCTGTGTCCAGCATCTGCTTCGGTTAAGATCAAACCCCCTCAAAACTGGAGGAACTGGACACGCCCTGccctgctgacacacacacgattCAGGAGCAGCCTGCATCCGTggttctga